A window of the Lolium perenne isolate Kyuss_39 chromosome 7, Kyuss_2.0, whole genome shotgun sequence genome harbors these coding sequences:
- the LOC127317741 gene encoding uncharacterized protein isoform X2, with amino-acid sequence MKELKVNPLPTVLASFSGGSKGCMYKVIQLLDGKCEGDATMKDYRLVRNCISGQIYDSGPVDFMSDVGTQFLQNPVIGTSSQPSMIRSLMAKALASGMDTLFPSRIEAQRAEYWHTLYSSAGLGSVLIFCSEDDDLAPCHVICGFARRLVELGTDVKIIKWSDSPHTGHYKLHEAEYRTAVDDILKKALVTFCHRSQLNRTSVAGDQEYKIAHCVCNLHNVAANSNESLRRVANSPSDHFFLPSSKDHNESREPDSLIEEQRRQLTYPPRMEPQGVLGQIMFDVCVPKNVEGWDIKPTVSPNGRPALSSARQLGPFNPIKYLRRSRL; translated from the exons ATGAAA GAATTGAAAGTAAATCCATTACCAACTGTGCTTGCTTCTTTTTCTGGTGGTTCAAAGGGATGCATGTACAAGGTTATTCAG TTACTAGATGGAAAATGCGAAGGAGATGcaacaatg AAGGACTATCGGCTGGTGAGAAACTGTATCTCTGGGCAAATCTATGACTCTGGTCCAGTGGATTTTATGAGTGATGTTGGCACCCAGTTTCTCCAAAATCCTGTGATTGGCACTTCGTCTCAACCATCCATGATACGCTCCTTGATGGCAAAGGCTCTGGCATCTGGAATGGATACTCTCTTCCCAAGCAGAATTGAAGCTCAGCGTGCAGAATATTGGCACACACTGTACTCATCAGCA GGGTTGGGTTCGGTTCTTATATTCTGCTCGGAAGATGATGATCTTGCTCCATGCCATGTTATCTGTGGTTTTGCCAGGCGTTTGGTTGAATTAGGCACAGATGTTAAAATAATCAAGTGGAGTGATTCCCCCCATACTG GCCATTACAAGTTACATGAAGCGGAATACAGAACTGCTGTAGATGATATACTGAAGAAAGCTCTTGTCACCTTCTGCCACAGAAGCCAGCTGAATCGCACAAGTGTTGCAGGTGATCAGGAGTACAAGATAGCGCACTGTGTGTGCAATCTACACAATGTGGCTGCCAATTCAAATGAGAGCTTGAGAAGGGTAGCCAACAGTCCCAGTGACCACTTCTTCTTGCCAAGTTCGAAGGACCATAATGAATCCAGGGAACCTGATTCTTTGATTGAGGAGCAGAGACGGCAACTAACTTATCCACCCAGGATGGAGCCCCAAGGAGTCCTTGGCCAAATTATGTTTGATGTTTGCGTTCCGAAAAATGTTGAAGGATGGGATATCAAGCCAACAGTGTCTCCGAATGGACGACCAGCATTGTCTTCTGCACGGCAACTGGGTCCTTTCAATCCCATCAAGTACCTCCGTCGTTCAAGACTATAG